A genomic window from Polyodon spathula isolate WHYD16114869_AA chromosome 43, ASM1765450v1, whole genome shotgun sequence includes:
- the pqbp1 gene encoding polyglutamine-binding protein 1, with protein MPLPPALLARLSKRGILKHTENDVDEEVIAEDYDDNNVDYEATQLENLPPNWYKVFDPDCGLPYYWNIETDVVSWLSPNDPSVIVARGPKKMEEVEERAERFEKSDRDELREKRHYRREEIAPYQKTKRGRDRVDEEMDPMDPSAYSDAPRGSWATGLPKRNEAKTGADTTAAGPLFQQRPYPSPGAVLRANAEATRAKELK; from the exons ATGCCTCTCCCCCCGGCTCTTCTAGCCCGCCTGTCGAAGAGAGGGATTCTCAAACACACGGAAAACG ATGTCGATGAGGAGGTGATAGCTGAAGACTACGATGACAACAATGTGGATTACGAAGCCACTCAGCTGGAGAACCTGCCACCAAACTGGTACAAAGTGTTCGACCCTGACTG CGGGCTGCCGTACTACTGGAACATAGAGACCGACGTTGTCTCCTGGCTCTCTCCAAATGACCCCAGCGTCATCGTCGCACGAGGGCCCAAGAAGATGGAAG AGGTGGAGGAGAGGGCTGAGCGCTTCGAGAAGTCGGACCGGGACGAGCTGAGAGAAAAGAGGCACTATCGGCGAGAGGAGATCGCCCCCTACCAGAAAACAAAGAGAg GCCGAGACAGAGTAGACGAGGAGATGGACCCCATGGATCCCAGCGCGTATTCGGACGCCCCGCG gGGGTCGTGGGCCACTGGGCTCCCCAAACGCAACGAGGCGAAGACGGGAGCAGACACCACCGCGGCCGGGCCCCTGTTCCAGCAGAGACCCTACCCCAGCCCTGGGGCTGTGCTGAGGGCCAACGCAGAAGCTACAAGGGCCAAGGAGTTGAAATAG